A single window of Sander lucioperca isolate FBNREF2018 chromosome 22, SLUC_FBN_1.2, whole genome shotgun sequence DNA harbors:
- the LOC118494309 gene encoding gastric inhibitory polypeptide, producing the protein MKVVLFELLVVWLLGAVHAEANTEPEQMGLSEDEQHVSRRYAESTIASEISKIMDSMVQKNFVDFLLNQREKKSKPAEATAQEDLKESLYNELLKLSLHGKQKRTI; encoded by the exons ATGAAAGTTGTGCTGTTTGAACTTTTGGTTGTCTGGCTGCTCGGAGCGGTGCATGCAGAGGCAAACACTGAACCTGAACAGATGGG TCTCAGTGAAGATGAGCAGCATGTGAGCAGAAGATACGCTGAGTCGACCATCGCCAGCGAAATCAGCAAAATCATGGATTCAATGGTGCAGAAAAACTTTGTTGATTTCTTGCTCAAccaaagggagaaaaaaagcaa gcCAGCTGAGGCCACTGCACAGGAAGATCTGAAGGAAAGTCTGTACAATGAGCTGCTGAAGCTCAGTCTGCACGGGAAGCAGAAGAGAACCATCTAG
- the msl1b gene encoding male-specific lethal 1 homolog isoform X2, producing the protein MTLRSTLFPNTGFKQDADTNDFDKTHFGAATVGPVSLKRESCDFVIDVQNAHGGEIPSKSKDLGQNYMTSKVSLAATVAEDNKTVGILSPVRQMGGEGTPVKGKPLSADNMDNPQMALNNNPKDGVADDSAKGVVPGVLGTASIELSSEGKWRNIRKTPANPHTQANCLRQILLLQLDLIEQQQQQLQSKDKEIDELKSDKETLLARIERMERRLQLTKKDPPRDKRLFQPLEPWTPDKEDMWDLEVEENPQPNTATPLPFSRGGKGQKRKSCFGDTKVQKSRGKSAKLSPQKSEIQPGSPNQRELRSKETPEKTVPMRSGSERDLMLPCKEEPDLNCQIEDLPFMSTTEMYLCCWNQPPLSPLRETSSKKEEEVAIPSWRENHIEPLEEDYSFSPSEPLDDNVFLKRHAKLELDEKRRKRWDIQRIREQRMFQRLQQRMNRKKVVPETEPELSSFYPDTEDVETIVITPFLPVVAFGRPLPKLSQQNFELPWLDERSRCRIEVSKKQTPHRTCRK; encoded by the exons ATGACTCTGAGGTCCACACTGTTTCCAAATACAGGATTCAAGCAGGACGCTGACACCAACGACTTTGACAAAACGCATTTTGGGGCCGCCACGGTGGGACCCGTGAGCCTCAAGAGGGAGTCCTGCGACTTTGTTATAGATGTTCAAAACGCACACGGGGGCGAGATCCCGAGCAAATCAAAGGACTTAGGCCAGAATTACATGACAAGCAAAGTTTCCCTCGCGGCCACAGTTGCAGAAGACAATAAAACTGTGGGGATATTGTCCCCTGTCAGACAAATGGGGGGTGAGGGAACCCCAGTGAAAGGTAAACCCCTCTCTGCTGACAATATGGATAACCCTCAGATGGCTCTAAACAATAACCCCAAGGATGGAGTTGCGGATGACAGTGCAAAGGGGGTTGTCCCAGGAGTCCTTGGCACCGCATCCATTGAACTCTCCTCTGAGGGCAAGTGGAGGAACATCAGGAAGACCCCTGCCAATCCCCACACACAGGCCAACTGCCTCCGGCAGATTCTCCTCCTCCAGTTGGACCTTATtgaacaacagcaacaacagctgCAGTCCAAGGACAAGGAGATAGATGAGCTCAAATCAGACAAGGAGACA CTGCTTGCAAGGATTGAGCGCATGGAGCGTCGCTTGCAGCTCACAAAGAAGGACCCGCCGCGTGACAAGCGCCTTTTCCAGCCCCTGGAGCCATGGACCCCTGACAAGGAGGACATGTGGGATCTGGAAGTAGAGGAGAATCCACAGCCCAACACAGCCACTCCGCTCCCCTTTAGTCGGGGTGGCAAAGGTCAAAAGAG GAAATCTTGCTTTGGAGATACAAAAGTCCAGAAATCCCGGGGCAAAAGTGCCAAGCTCAGCCCCCAGAAGTCCGAGATTCAGCCGGGCTCTCCCAATCAGAGAGAGCTGCGCAGTAAAGAAACCCCAGAGAAGACCGTTCCCATGAGGTCGGGCTCAGAAAGGGACCTTATGCTCCCGTGCAAAGAGGAGCCCGATCTGAACTGTCAGATCGAAGACCTGCCCTTCATGTCTACTACAGAGATGTACCTCTGTTGCTGGAACCAACCTCCTCTGTCTCCACTGCGTGAGACTTCCTCTAAAAAGGAAGAAGAGGTGGCCA TTCCATCTTGGAGGGAAAATCACATAGAGCCTTTGGAAGAGGACTACTCCTTTAGTCCCTCTGAG CCGCTGGATGACAATGTGTTCTTAAAACGCCACGCGAAGCTGGAGTTGGatgagaagaggaggaaaag GTGGGACATCCAGCgaatcagagagcagcgcatgTTTCAGCGTTTGCAGCAGCGCATGAACAGGAAGAAGGTCGTCCCGGAGACCGAGCCAGAGCTCTCGTCCTTCTATCCCGACACTGAAGATG TTGAAACTATCGTGATCACTCCCTTCTTGCCTGTTGTTGCATTTGGCCGGCCGTTGCCCAAACTCTCACAACA GAACTTCGAGCTGCCTTGGCTGGATGAGCGAAGCCGATGTCGCATCGAGGTGTCCAAAAAACAGACTCCCCACCGGACCTGTCGGAAGTGA
- the msl1b gene encoding male-specific lethal 1 homolog isoform X1: MTLRSTLFPNTGFKQDADTNDFDKTHFGAATVGPVSLKRESCDFVIDVQNAHGGEIPSKSKDLGQNYMTSKVSLAATVAEDNKTVGILSPVRQMGGEGTPVKGKPLSADNMDNPQMALNNNPKDGVADDSAKGVVPGVLGTASIELSSEGKWRNIRKTPANPHTQANCLRQILLLQLDLIEQQQQQLQSKDKEIDELKSDKETLLARIERMERRLQLTKKDPPRDKRLFQPLEPWTPDKEDMWDLEVEENPQPNTATPLPFSRGGKGQKRKSCFGDTKVQKSRGKSAKLSPQKSEIQPGSPNQRELRSKETPEKTVPMRSGSERDLMLPCKEEPDLNCQIEDLPFMSTTEMYLCCWNQPPLSPLRETSSKKEEEVASEWTPHVVHDMLIVFPSWRENHIEPLEEDYSFSPSEPLDDNVFLKRHAKLELDEKRRKRWDIQRIREQRMFQRLQQRMNRKKVVPETEPELSSFYPDTEDVETIVITPFLPVVAFGRPLPKLSQQNFELPWLDERSRCRIEVSKKQTPHRTCRK; encoded by the exons ATGACTCTGAGGTCCACACTGTTTCCAAATACAGGATTCAAGCAGGACGCTGACACCAACGACTTTGACAAAACGCATTTTGGGGCCGCCACGGTGGGACCCGTGAGCCTCAAGAGGGAGTCCTGCGACTTTGTTATAGATGTTCAAAACGCACACGGGGGCGAGATCCCGAGCAAATCAAAGGACTTAGGCCAGAATTACATGACAAGCAAAGTTTCCCTCGCGGCCACAGTTGCAGAAGACAATAAAACTGTGGGGATATTGTCCCCTGTCAGACAAATGGGGGGTGAGGGAACCCCAGTGAAAGGTAAACCCCTCTCTGCTGACAATATGGATAACCCTCAGATGGCTCTAAACAATAACCCCAAGGATGGAGTTGCGGATGACAGTGCAAAGGGGGTTGTCCCAGGAGTCCTTGGCACCGCATCCATTGAACTCTCCTCTGAGGGCAAGTGGAGGAACATCAGGAAGACCCCTGCCAATCCCCACACACAGGCCAACTGCCTCCGGCAGATTCTCCTCCTCCAGTTGGACCTTATtgaacaacagcaacaacagctgCAGTCCAAGGACAAGGAGATAGATGAGCTCAAATCAGACAAGGAGACA CTGCTTGCAAGGATTGAGCGCATGGAGCGTCGCTTGCAGCTCACAAAGAAGGACCCGCCGCGTGACAAGCGCCTTTTCCAGCCCCTGGAGCCATGGACCCCTGACAAGGAGGACATGTGGGATCTGGAAGTAGAGGAGAATCCACAGCCCAACACAGCCACTCCGCTCCCCTTTAGTCGGGGTGGCAAAGGTCAAAAGAG GAAATCTTGCTTTGGAGATACAAAAGTCCAGAAATCCCGGGGCAAAAGTGCCAAGCTCAGCCCCCAGAAGTCCGAGATTCAGCCGGGCTCTCCCAATCAGAGAGAGCTGCGCAGTAAAGAAACCCCAGAGAAGACCGTTCCCATGAGGTCGGGCTCAGAAAGGGACCTTATGCTCCCGTGCAAAGAGGAGCCCGATCTGAACTGTCAGATCGAAGACCTGCCCTTCATGTCTACTACAGAGATGTACCTCTGTTGCTGGAACCAACCTCCTCTGTCTCCACTGCGTGAGACTTCCTCTAAAAAGGAAGAAGAGGTGGCCAGTGAGTGGACTCCTCATGTAGTACATGATATGCTGATTGTTT TTCCATCTTGGAGGGAAAATCACATAGAGCCTTTGGAAGAGGACTACTCCTTTAGTCCCTCTGAG CCGCTGGATGACAATGTGTTCTTAAAACGCCACGCGAAGCTGGAGTTGGatgagaagaggaggaaaag GTGGGACATCCAGCgaatcagagagcagcgcatgTTTCAGCGTTTGCAGCAGCGCATGAACAGGAAGAAGGTCGTCCCGGAGACCGAGCCAGAGCTCTCGTCCTTCTATCCCGACACTGAAGATG TTGAAACTATCGTGATCACTCCCTTCTTGCCTGTTGTTGCATTTGGCCGGCCGTTGCCCAAACTCTCACAACA GAACTTCGAGCTGCCTTGGCTGGATGAGCGAAGCCGATGTCGCATCGAGGTGTCCAAAAAACAGACTCCCCACCGGACCTGTCGGAAGTGA
- the chmp2a gene encoding charged multivesicular body protein 2a — translation MDFLFGKRKTPEEMLKQNQRALNRAMRELDRERMKLEQQEKKIIADIKKMAKQGQMDAVKIMAKDLVRTRRYVKKFIMMKANIQAVSLKIQTLKSNNSMAQAMKGVTKAMATMNRQLKLPQIQKIMMEFERQSEIMDMKEEMMNDAIDDAMGDEDDEEESDTIVSQVLDELGLNLSDELSNLPSTGGSLSVAGGKKQEPQAALADADADLEERLNNLRRD, via the exons ATGGACTTCCTGTTTGGGAAGAGGAAGACTCCGGAGGAGATGCTGAAGCAGAATCAGAGGGCGCTCAACCGAGCCATGAGAGAACTGGACCGAGAGCGAATGAAACTGGAGCAACAGGAGAAAAAGATCATCGCTGACATCAAGAAAATGGCCAAACAGGGACAAATG GACGCCGTCAAGATCATGGCCAAGGATTTGGTTCGCACGCGGCGCTACGTCAAGAAGTTCATCATGATGAAGGCCAACATTCAGGCCGTCAGTCTAAAGATACAGACGCTCAAGTCCAACAACAGCATGGCGCAGGCTATGAAAGGCGTCACCAAAGCCATGGCCACCATGAACAGACAG CTGAAACTGCCTCAGATTCAGAAGATCATGATGGAGTTTGAACGACAAAGTGAAATCATGGACATGAAAGAGGAGATGATGAATGACGCTATCGACGATGCCATGGgtgatgaggatgatgaggaAGAGAG TGACACCATCGTGTCCCAAGTGTTGGACGAGCTGGGTCTCAATCTGTCCGACGAACTGTCAA ATCTTCCAAGCACCGGAGGAAGCCTGTCGGTGGCCGGAGGAAAGAAGCAGGAGCCCCAAGCCGCCCTGGCTGACGCAGACGCGGATCTGGAGGAGCGGCTGAATAACCTCCGGAGAGATTGA
- the mrm1 gene encoding rRNA methyltransferase 1, mitochondrial codes for MGVFSIAHQHKLLLVWTRRLNKPASVSGVGSQFASHHGSAALLCPEDSSINPAVKRQRRVLNTSSVQHKRVASDGWQKDERSVQSKTWKNEIPVMGRPYQRKGDDSRVSSELRRLSLDDFPEEKERMVGQRSTLDSKAENYEVVFGIAPCLLALTQGRRQARKLFVKDGEASHRASVIQVCEEAHGRGVQVQRVSKKDLDKMSWGRVHQGVCLQASPLGYLTEDRDSAPNRGDAPLWLVLERIQDPMNLGAILRSAYFLGVDRVLSSLRHSCPLSPVVSKASSGIMEVIGVYGYENLEDMLRLKAAQGWQVVGTVGAEAEETMIPVTQCSDFQMTKPTVLLMGGEGEGLSQQLLSLCQTLLTIPAGRELFPGIESLNVSVATGILLHSLLSSRRSTR; via the coding sequence ATGGGGGTATTCAGTATTGCACATCAGCACAAGTTGTTGCTTGTCTGGACTAGAAGATTAAACAAGCCTGCATCAGTCTCAGGAGTGGGCTCTCAGTTTGCCTCTCACCACGGCTCAGCTGCCCTCCTGTGCCCAGAGGACAGCAGCATCAACCCTGCTGTGAAGAGACAACGCAGGGTGTTAAATACCTCCAGTGTCCAACACAAGCGTGTTGCATCTGATGGATGGCAGAAAGACGAGAGGTCAGTCCAGAGTAAAACGTGGAAAAATGAGATCCCAGTGATGGGGCGGCCATATCAGAGGAAGGGAGATGACAGCAGAGTGTCATCTGAACTCAGGAGGCTGAGTCTGGACGATTTCCctgaagagaaggagaggatgGTGGGACAGAGGTCAACACTGGACTCCAAAGCTGAGAACTACGAGGTTGTTTTTGGCATCGCCCCCTGTCTCTTGGCTCTCACTCAGGGTAGAAGGCAGGCCCGTAAACTGTTTGTAAAAGATGGGGAGGCCTCTCACAGGGCGTCTGTGATACAGGTCTGTGAGGAGGCTCACGGTCGAGGAGTACAAGTCCAGCGGGTCAGTAAGAAAGATCTGGACAAGATGTCTTGGGGGCGAGTACACCAAGGAGTATGTCTGCAAGCAAGTCCTCTGGGCTAtctcacagaggacagagactCTGCACCAAACAGAGGAGACGCCCCTCTCTGGCTCGTCCTGGAGAGAATTCAGGATCCCATGAATCTCGGCGCAATCCTGCGTTCGGCTTATTTCCTCGGTGTGGACAGAGTCCTCAGCAGCCTTCGCCACAGCTGTCCTTTGTCTCCAGTGGTCAGCAAGGCCAGCTCAGGCATCATGGAGGTGATTGGGGTGTATGGATACGAAAACCTTGAAGACATGCTGAGGTTGAAGGCGGCACAGGGCTGGCAGGTGGTTGGCACGGTGGGGGCTGAAGCCGAGGAGACCATGATTCCTGTCACCCAGTGTTCAGACTTTCAAATGACTAAACCCACGGTGTTGTTGATGGGAGGTGAGGGGGAAGGATTGTCCCAGCAGCTGCTCTCTCTGTGCCAAACCCTTCTCACCATCCCAGCTGGCAGAGAGCTGTTCCCCGGGATAGAGTCTCTCAACGTCTCCGTAGCTACAGGCATTCTGCTGCACTCTCTGCTGTCCTCCAGGAGGTCGACCAGATGA